Proteins encoded in a region of the Zea mays cultivar B73 chromosome 4, Zm-B73-REFERENCE-NAM-5.0, whole genome shotgun sequence genome:
- the LOC100286162 gene encoding plastocyanin-like domain containing protein precursor, producing MLDMGIPTTVMFRVVVIAVFTLSTAAAAGNATASPSSVTNSTASSTKNTTAPLLPPFGTNHAVGDGAGWIFDWKANASAANYSAWAANRTFFLGDYLSFRTDTSNTVVHTTNATAYRFCSAGVAARGGGGGWKPEEAFLVVMLTAEGTNYFFSDALDGEHCRKGMRFQVGVAHGRGLPSVPPSYYEPLSGAPAGTRARHDGAVAVWGVAMVAAFAALAFS from the exons ATGCTAGACATGGGCATTCCGACGACAGTGATGTTCCGAGTAGTCGTCATCGCCGTTTTCACCCTATCGACCGCTGCAGCCGCAGGCAATGCGACAGCGAGTCCGAGCTCCGTGACCAATTCAACGGCGAGCTCGACCAAGAACACCACGGCGCCACTGTTGCCGCCGTTTGGCACGAACCACGCGGTGGGCGACGGCGCGGGGTGGATCTTCGACTGGAAGGCGAACGCCTCGGCCGCCAACTACTCCGCCTGGGCTGCGAACCGCACTTTCTTCCTCGGCGACTACCTCA GCTTCAGGACGGACACCAGCAACACGGTGGTGCACACGACCAACGCCACGGCGTACAGGTTCTGCAGCGCCGGCGTCGCGgcgagaggcggcggcggcgggtggaAGCCGGAGGAGGCGTTCCTCGTCGTGATGCTCACGGCGGAGGGCACCAACTACTTCTTCTCCGACGCCTTGGACGGGGAACACTGCCGGAAGGGGATGCGGTTTCAGGTCGGCGTGGCACATGGCCGCGGTCTCCCGTCGGTGCCCCCGTCGTACTACGAGCCACTCTCCGGCGCGCCGGCGGGGACGCGAGCGCGACACGATGGAGCTGTGGCCGTGTGGGGCGTTGCGATGGTTGCAGCCTTTGCTGCACTTGCGTTTTCTTGA
- the LOC100384115 gene encoding Lipase/lipooxygenase PLAT/LH2 family protein has translation MVILYPGCVAPTVHRDFLPRWVLLNNSSRMYCHVFPDRTKPKRQYRHQWVPCFSKGSSFQDPLPSVKPSRLLPAEELKTYPNTVPEEIFNTIILDDSDAFYVLELSTSREFSSSLDKNSAILICLFDVDGDSLLQRVPAIYLGQPTHGFKTEQQIPFQSGSVDIVTFKGSKLKTIKEVWIGLESGSWRLDGLSLKVIHGPVGQPKEINGTPEQKFSGLQYTFENVNVFLGDDGASVAEARPTAITDLSGVGLSDLQQGMLSSRSKASSIQEVREDGLREYADLKQSLLLYDASIVITGFSTFILASNDSAAYSFLIGGIGGFLYLLLLQRSVDGLPVIGSPSEAGGAQPSVKSFSGVRRPWLILSLVLVAGAVALKYGAGGDSFALTPTDLFVGTAGFLANKVAVLLAAFMPMLSDSKSEDGSGDSS, from the exons ATGGTGATCCTCTATCCAGGGTGTGTTGCTCCAACAGTTCACCGTGATTTTCTGCCCAGATGGGTGCTGCTGAACAACAGCTCGAGAATGTACTGCCATGTCTTTCCAGATAGAACGAAACCGAAAAGGCAATACAGGCATCAGTGGGTGCCTTGCTTCTCCAAGGGATCTTCGTTCCAAG ATCCACTGCCCTCTGTAAAGCCTTCACGCCTTCTTCCAGCAGAGGAACTAAAGACATATCCCAACACTGTTCCTGAGGAGATATTTAACACGATCATACTAGATGACTCCGATGCATTCTATGTGCTAGAACTGAGCACGAGTAGAGAATTTAGTTCCTCTTTGGATAAAAATTCTGCAATCTTAATCTGCCTATTTGATGTCGATGGTGACTCCCTATTACAAAGAGTACCGGCAATCTATTTGGGTcaacctacacatggatttaagaCAGAGCAGCAGATACCCTTCCAAAGTGGTTCAGTTGATATCGTTACTTTCAAGGGGTCAAAACTGAAAACGATTAAAGAAGTCTGGATCGGTCTTGAATCAG GTTCATGGAGATTAGATGGTTTGAGCTTGAAAGTAATACATGGACCAGTTGGTCAGCCTAAAGAAATAAATGGAACTCCAGAACAGAAGTTCAGCGGTTTGCAGTACACTTTTGAGAACGTAAATGTGTTCCTTGGAGATGATGGAGCTTCAGTAGCTGAAGCAAGGCCGACGGCTATCACTGACCTCTCAGGAGTCGGCCTTTCTGATCTTCAACAAGGGATGTTATCCTCAAGAAGCAAAGCTTCAAGCATTCAGGAAGTAAGAGAGGATGGGTTGAGAGAGTACGCCGACCTTAAACAATCTCTGCTGCTCTATGACGCATCTATAGTGATAACCGGCTTCTCTACCTTCATCTTGGCTTCAAATGACAGCGCTGCCTATTCGTTCCTGATAGGTGGCATTGGAGGGTTCCTGTACCTGTTGCTGCTCCAAAGATCGGTTGATGGTTTGCCTGTGATCGGTTCACCTTCAGAAGCTGGCGGTGCACAGCCTTCGGTAAAAAGTTTCAGCGGTGTAAGGAGGCCATGGTTGATACTATCACTAGTACTGGTTGCAGGTGCAGTTGCACTGAAGTATGGTGCTGGAGGCGACAGCTTTGCGCTCACACCCACCGACCTCTTTGTTGGCACTGCAGGGTTCCTAGCAAACAAGGTTGCTGTTCTTCTTGCAGCGTTCATGCCTATGCTAAGTGACTCAAAGAGTGAAGATGGATCTGGTGACAGCAGTTAA